AACAGGCGTTGCAGCGGTTGATCGAGCAGGAACAGGTGTTCGCCCTGATCGCGCCGCTGGCGCCAGCCCTCGACAGCGCGCTGGCTACCCGTCTAGAGCAGGCCGGTGTGCCGCTGATCGGGCCGCTGTCACTGCTCGGTTCGGTACAGGCCAGTGCGCAGATTTTCGAACCGTTGCCGGGATTGCGCGAGCAACTGATGGCCCTGGCCGATTACGCCACGGCCAGCCTGCGCGTGCTGCAAGGGCCAACGCTGATTGCCTATCCCGACGACACCGCACAGGCCCAGACAGCGCAAAACCTGGGTGAGTATTTGCAGGGTCACGGCTGGCAGAACGTCCAGGTACAAGCCTATGACCCGGCGGCGGATGCGCTGCCACTGGGCTCGCGTTCAGTTTTCTATCTGGGCAGCGGCACTGGCTTCAGTCGCCTGGCCACACGCTTGCAAGGCTCCGGGCAGGTGCCGTACCTGTTCGCCGCCTCAAGCCAGGTGGCCGGGGATCTGCACCAGGTGCCGGACGGCTTTTCCCGGCGGGTGTTCCTCGCCTATCCGTTCGTGCCCAGCGACTGGACCCAGAGCGGACGCATGGCCCTGAGTTTGCTGCGCGAGCATCAAGGCCTTGGCGCTCAACACGCAGTGCTGCAAGTCGGCGCCTACGCCTCGATGTTGTTGTTCAGCGAAGGCATGAAACAGGCCGGACGCGATGCCAGCCGCGAAAAACTGGTGGCCGCGCTGGAAGGCCTGCACGACTTCGACACCGGCCTCACCCCGCGCCTGAGTTTCGGCCCCGGGCGACGCCTGGGCTTGAGTGGTGCGCATGTGGTCACGGTGGATTTACCGGATCAGCGCTTTTATCTGGTCGCCCCCTATAAACCGATTGTTGCCCGCCCCTGAACGGAGGCCCTGACCATGAAGCTCAGAACGTTAATGCTGTTGCTGACATGCTTCTTGCCCGTCGCGTTGGCCAACAACGGCCCGGCGGCCGCGCGGGTCAATGGCGAGGAAATCTCTGAGTTTCGCCTTGAGCGGTTCTTCGCCGAGTACCTGGAAGATCAGGGTCGCGCAGTGGCGAGCATTCGCAATCCCAAGGCCTATAAACAGCTGCGTCAGGCTGCACTCGATGCGCTGATCGACAAGGAGCTGCTGTGGCAGGAGTCGCGCAAACGGGGGGTGGTGATTGACGAGCAAAGTGTGCGCCGGCAGGTTGAGCAGACCCGCACGACCATCGGCGGCACCGAGAACTTCAACCGGCGTTTGCAGGAGGCGGGTTTCGATGAAACCTCGTACACCGAGTACATGCGCCGCGAACTGGCCGCGCAGCAGATGTTCGCTGATCTGATCCGGCAAAGGTTCACCCAGACGAGGCACGTCTTGATCAAAGTTGCGCCGAACGCCGATGCCGCCACGCAGGCTCAGGCACGTCTACGCTTAAATCAGATGCGAGCGTCTATCATCAGCGCTTCGGGGTTTGCCAGCGGTGCGGTACGTTCGCCGTTTGGTTGGCATCTGATTTATTTGCAGAACCAGTTGGAGGCGAGCGATGTCCCACATTCACAGGGGCTGGAAGCAGTCACGGGCGAGTTCGCCCGGCAGCAACAGACCCAGGCTCGTCGCCAGGTGCTCGCGCAATTGCGGGCGCAGTACAGGATCGAACGAATTGACGACGATTGAAGGTTCCCCCCCCAATAGTGGGGAATGGCTTCGATGCCCATTCAGGTGCTTCCCCGTTTCTGGGGAACGGGGTACCGGGACGAGCGGGCATTGTCATTGAATTCAAGGACATGAAGACTAAAAATTACCGGCACTCAGCTTGGCATGAAGTGTGCGTTACCCAGGGTAAGGCGCACTCCAGCGGGTTCAGTTTTCGGACTTGCGGGTTTCAAGGAGTCGACCTTGGTTAACAAAGTACTGGTTGTCGAAGACGAACAGCTGCTTGCACAGAACCTTCAGGATTATCTGTCGGCGCAGGGGCTGGACGTCCGGATTGCACATGACGGAGCGACGGGTATCGGTTCAGCCGAAACGTTTGCCCCCGACGTGCTGGTGTTCGATTACCGCTTGCCCGATATGGAAGGCTTTGAGGTGCTCGACGCGGTCCGCCAGAACAGGGCGTGTCATTTTGTGCTGATAACGGGTCACCCGACCGCTGAAGTGTGTGAGCGGGCACGGCAACTGGAAGTCAGCCACATCCTGTTCAAACCGTTTCCACTGGCGGAACTGGCCCGAGCTGTCTGCGACCTTCTGGGGTTCAAGCGCGAAGCGAAACCCGGTGCGAACCCTTCCGAGGGTTTCGTCGAACGACGCCAGAGCAGGACCGAGAGCTTCCCGTTGCAGTTGTACGATGGCAGTTGGGTGCTGGCGGATCGACGACGACAGTCGCCATCCCAGGCACCGGACGACGATCAAATGCTCACCGGGGAGTAGTGGCGCGATCAGACGTTCCGGCATTTGCCGCCAGGGTTTGTCGCGCCGACAGGGCTTTAAGCCCCGGTTGGAGAGCAAACCATGGAACGTCTGTCCGTTGTCGTCGAACCGCTGGTCCCGGAAAGTGTTCCGGTACGCTTTTCCAGTGAGCAACTCGCCCAGGCCCGGGCGCGGGCCGCCAGTTCCGGGGAACGGGTTCTCGATGCGCTCGGCGTGCTGTGCGAATTGGCGCCGATGCCGTTCATTGATTGCCTCGGCGCCACCCTGCATTACCCGGTGCTCGACACCGACAGCCTGTTTCAAGCGACGCCGGTGTTCGACCGGGTCACCCTCGCACAATGCCTCAAGCGTGAATTCATCCTGCTGCGCCACAACGACGAGGTCATCGGCGTGTTCGCCGACCCCTTCGACCCGGCGCGGCTGGCCTGGATCGACGACTGCCTGCACGGCGCGCCGCTGCATCTGGTTCACGCCGATGACCTGAAAGCCTATCTGGCGCGCCATGAAGAAAGCTTTCACGCCGTCGAATCGCTGAACGCCCAGGGCGACACCCACAGCGAGATCGACACCCTGCAAAGCCTGTCGCTGACCAGCATCAGCGAAGACGCCAGCAGCGTGGTGAAACTGGTCAACTCGACCCTCTACGACGCGCTGAAAATGCACGCCAGCGACATTCACCTCGGCACCACCGGCCACGGTCTGGTGATCAAGTACCGCATCGACGGCGTGCTCAACAACATCAGCAAAGTCCAGGGCGCCGAGTTCGCCGAACAGGTGATCTCGCGGGTCAAGGTCATGGCCGAACTCGATATCGGCGAGAAACGCGTACCGCAGGACGGTCGTTTCAAGATCGGCATCAGTGGCCGGCAGATCGACTTCCGCGTATCGATCATGCCGAGCATCTTCGGCGAAGACGCGGTGCTGCGGGTGCTCGACAAACAGGATCTGGCCGACAAGGTCTGCGGTGTGCAACTGCAAGCGCTGGGTTTTGAAGACGAGACCCTGCGCCAGTTGCGTCGCCTCGCCGCCGAACCCTATGGCATGGTGCTGGTCACCGGCCCGACCGGCAGCGGCAAGACCACCACGCTCTACGCGATGATCACCGAGATCAACCACGGCGTGGACAAGATCATCACCATCGAAGACCCGGTCGAATATCAGTTACCGGGGGTGCTGCAAATCCCGGTCAATGAGAAAAAAGGCCTGACCTTCGCCCGGGGGCTGCGCTCGATCCTGCGTCACGACCCGGACAAGATCATGGTCGGCGAGATCCGCGACCCGGACACCGCGCAGATCGCCGTGCAATCGGCACTGACCGGGCACCTGGTGTTCACCACCATCCACGCCAACAACGTCTTCGACGTGATCGGCCGCTTCACCCAAATGGAAATCGACCCCTACAGCCTGGTCTCGGCGCTCAACGCGATTCTCGCCCAGCGCCTGATTCGGCTGGTGTGCAGCAGTTGCAGCGCGCCGGTCAACCCCAGCGATGAAGAACTGCGCGCCTCGGGCCTCGATCCGCAGAAAGTCGACCACTACCACTTCGTCCACGGCAAAGGCTGCGGCCACTGCCGGGGCAGCGGTTATCGCGGGCGCACGGCGATTGCCGAGTTGCTGCACCTGGACGACGAACTGCGGCAGATGATCGTCGAGCGCCAACCCATCACCCAAATCAAAGCCCTGGCCTGTGCCCGTGGTTTGCGCCTGCTGCGTGAATCGGCGCTGGAGCTGGTGGAGCAAGGTCGGACCACGCTGGAGGAGATCAATCGTGTCACTTTTATCGCGTGAACATTTTGTCGCCGTGCTCGGCGCCAGCGGTGTTGGCCTGGGGCAGCGGCGGGGCAGCGAAACCCTGTGGCTGGGCAGCGTCGGTTACATCGACGAAGGCTTCCAGAGCTACGCGGTGGCGCTGGACACCCTCGACCGTCTGCTCGGTGAACACGCCCGCGCCGGTGCCGAATTGAGCGTGGTGATCTCCGGCCACTTCAGCCGTTTCTGCCTGGTGCCGTGGAGCGCACAAATCAGCAGCCCGGACGAGCTGCGTGGCTTCGCCCAACTGTGCTTCGAAGATTTGTTCGGCGCGCCGACGCAAGCCTGGAGTCTGGTGCTGTCCGCCGAGCCTGCCGGGTACGACCGCATCGCCAGCGCCTTGCCGCAAGACTTGCTCGATCGCCTGCGGGCACTGGCCAGCGGCCGTGGCGTGCGTCTGCGCTCGGTGCAGCCGTACCTGATGGCAGCGTTCAACCGCTTCGACAAAAGCCTGGATGCCGGTGACTTCCTCTTCGTGGTCGCCGAGCCGCAACGCAGCGTGTTGCTGCTGGCCCGGGAAGGGCGCTGGGCCGGCGTACGCTCGGCGGGTGGCAGCGACAGCGATGCGGCGCTCAGTGCCTTGATCGGTCGCGAACGGCAGTTGCAGGCGTCGACCAGCGAACGCGCCTTCAACGTGTATCTGCATGCCCCGGCGCGCCTCGACGCGCAGCCGGATGTGGCCGGGGTGCAACTGCGCACCCTTGAAGACGACTCGACGACTGTGCGTGACGGCTTGTACGTCATGTCCCGGGCGGTGGCCTGACATGCGCGCCCTCAACCTCGACTTTCAGCCACGTCCACGCTCCGGCCTGCTGGGTTGGAGCCTGCTCGGCGGCGGCGCGCTGCTGGCGCTGCTGTGCTTTGGCGTGCAACAGCACCTCGATGCCCAGGCCGAACAACAGCAAGGTCATTTGCAAACCACGCAACGCCAGCTCACCGGCGACAGTGCAGGCAAAAGCACCTTGAGCCCGGCCGAAACCCGTGAGCAAGCGCAGAACCTCGCCGAAATGCGCAAGGTCTCGCAGCAACTGCGCCGCCCGTGGGAACGCCTGTTCGCCATGCTTGAGGCCATGCCGCGCGAGGACATCGCGCTGCTGACCCTGACCCCGGATGCGCGCAAGGGCCAATTACGCATCAGTGCCGAAGCGCGGGATCTGCCAGCGATGCTGGATTTCCACAAGCGTCTGGAAGCCAGCGACGAGCTGTCCGACGTGTCGCTGCTGAGCCACGAAATTGTCGTCAAATCGCCGGAACAACCGGTGCAATTCAACCTGTCGGCGACTTGGGAGATTGGCGATGCGAATCCCTAGACTGATCGTCCACGAATACCTGCAAGGCCTCGGCCTGCCGGGCCTGGCCGGGCTGGCGCTGCTGCTGATCGCGCTGGCCTGGGCACTGGGCGGCTTGCTGCCGGGCTGGCAATCGTTGCAGCACCTGAGCCAGCAGACTCAGGAAGCCAGCGAGTATCTGGCCAAGGTGGAGGACGGCAGCATCGCGCCGCCGGTGGTGCCACAGCGTCAGCTCGACGATTTCCGCAACAAACTGCCGGCGCAGCCGCAGGCCACCGTGGCTATCGACCGCATCTACGCGCTCGCCGCTCAGGAACACATCACGCTGGCGCGCGGCGAGTACGCCCTCGGCGTCGATCCGAAAACCCATCTGGCGCGCTATCAGATTTTGCTGCCAGTGCGCGGCAGCTATCCGCAACTGCGCCGCTTCCTGCACGCCTTGCTCGGCCAGTTGCCGGCGGTGGTGGTGGAAGACGTCGAGTTTCAACGCAAGAAGATCGGCGACACCGACCTCAACGGCCGGATCCGTATGACCCTTTACCTGTCGAGGTCGTGATGAATACCAAGCGCGTGACAGGTTGGGTGGCGTTCTTCGGTGTGGCGGCGGCGCTGGCCTGGTTGCCGGAATTTCTCTCGCCGAGCGAAGACGCCGATTCGGCTGAAGTGGCCGTAGCGACGCCTGCGAAAAGCGCCAGCCGTGGTGCGTTACCGGCCAGCAACGGCAAAGTCAAAGCGGCGCCGATCAAGGACTTGAGTCCGGCCGGCGATCTGTTCGCCACCAAGAGCTGGAAGGCCGCGCCAACGCTGGCCACCGTCACTGAACAAGCGATTACGCCAACCCCGGTGGTGCCTGCCCCGAGCCTGCCACCGGTGCCGTTTCAGTTCGTCGGCAAGCTGCATGACCGCAGCGACCTGCAAGTGTTTTTGCTGAGCGGCGAAAAGATCTACGTCGTGCGCAACGGGGATGTGATCGACGACACCTGGAAGATCACCGGCATTTCCGAACTGGAATTGAGTCTGGTCTACCTGCCTTTGCATTTGTCGCAGACCTTGTCTGTGGGGAGTACGCAATGAACAGATCCCTTTTACTGATGAGCCTGGGCCTGTGCGCCGGGCTGGCCGCGTGCAGTTCTGCGCAGGTGGCCAACAAGGAAGCTGCCGACCTGATCGAGCAGGGCCAATACGAGGCCGGGCTGGCCCGGATCGAGGAAGGCTTGCGCGAGGATCCTCGCGACACCGAATTGCACCTGCTGCTCAACAGCGGCCGGGCCAAGGCGATCACTGCATTGCTGACCTCCGGTGACACCGACCGCTCACGCCGCGATTTTGCCTCGGCGCGCACGGCCTACAACCGTGTGCTGACCATCGAGCCGAACAACCGCCGCGCCCAGGATGCCCTGCGCCAGCTCGACTACCTGCGCAGCATGGACGAGAAGCTTGAACTGGCCCGTGGCGACCTGCGCCGGGGGGACATCTACGGTGCCGATCGGCAGGTCAAACAGATCCTCGAACTCGACCCTGCCAACGAAGGCGCGCTGGAGCTGCAAGGCAACATCCGCCTGGTGCAGAGCCGCAACGTGATCCCGTATCCGCAACTGCGCACCAAGCTTGATCGCCCGGTCACCCTGGAATTTCGCGAAGCCAACCTCAAGACCATTTTCGAAGTGCTGTCGCAAGTCGCCGGGCTGAATTTCATCTTCGACAAAGACCTGCGCCCGGACATGAAAGCCACGATCTTCGTGCGTGACGTGCGCATCGAAGACGCGGTGACACTGTTGCTGCAACAGAACCAGTTGCACCAGAAAGTGGTGAACGAAAACACGCTGCTGATCTACCCGGATTCGCCACAGAAGCTCAAGGACTATCAAGAGCTGGTGATGCGCACCTTCTACCTGACCAGCATCGATGCCAACACCGCGTTGAACATGGTCAAAACCATGCTCAAGACCCGCGACGTGTTCGTCGACGAACGCCTCAACACCCTGACCATGCGCGACACCGAAGACGCTGTGCGCATGGCGGAAAAACTCCTGCAATCGCAAGACCAGTCCAACCCGGAAGTGGTGCTGGAAGTGGAAGTGATGGAAGTCGCCACCCAGCGCATTCTCGACCTTGGTCTGCAATGGCCGAACACCTTTGGCGTGGTCAACAGCGACGGTTCGGCGGTGACCCTGCTTGATCAACTCAAAGGCATCAACTCCAGCCGCATCAGCATCTCGCCATCGCCACAAGCCAAGATCAACGCGCAGGACAACGACATCAACACCCTCGCCAGCCCCGTGATTCGGGTCAGCAACCGTGAGCAGGCGCGCATCCACATCGGTCAGCGCGTGCCAATCATCAGCGCCACTTCGGTGCCTTCAACCCAAGGCCCGGTGATCACTGAAAGCGTTACCTACCTGGATGTCGGTTTGAAGCTCGAAGTGCAACCGACCGTGCATTTGAACAATGAAGTGGCGATCAAGATTGCTCTGGAAGTGAGTAACGCCACGCCGCTGGAGCCAACTCGCCAGGGCACGATTCCGGTGCAGGTCGACACCCGCAACGCGCAGACCTCGCTGCGCCTGCACGACGGCGAAACGCAGATCCTCGCCGGCCTGATGCGCAATGACCACGGCGCCACTGGCAACAAGATTCCGGGCCTTGGTGATATTCCTGGCATCGGCCGGTTGTTTGGCAGCAACAAGGACACCGTCGGCAAATCGGAGCTGGTGCTGTCGATCACCCCGCGAATCGTGCGCAACCTGCCGTATCAGAGTCCGTCGGACATGGAGTTCTCCACCGGCACTGAAACCAGCATGCACATTCAGGCCCCGGATCGCTCGATGCAGACCTACTCCGCGCCAGCGCCTGTCGTGCAGCCTCGCGCTGTCGGTGGTTCGGCCGTGGCGACCACCCGTGTCACCGTCGAGAAGCCTTGATCATGAACGCCTCCCAGCGCGGTTTTACCTTGATCGAAGTCGTGGTGACGCTCGCCCTGATCGGCCTGTTGGCGAGCATGGCCGCGCCACTGACCGAGACCGTGGTGCGTCGCGGCAAGGAGCAGGATTTGCGCACGGCGCTGTATCAGATTCGCGATGGCATCGACGCTTACAAACGTGCCTTCGATGCCGGTTATATCGAGAAGTCGATGAACAGCAGCGGCTACCCGCCGAACCTGCAAGTGCTGGTCGAAGGCGTGCGTGATGTGCGCAGCGCCAAGGGTGCCAAGTTCTACTTTTTGCGCCGCATCCCGCGTGACCCGCTGGTGCCGGCCAAACGTGATGACGAAGGGGGTTGGGGCGTGCGCGCCTACAACAGTTCGGCTCAGAACCCGCGCGATGGCGAAGACGTGTTCGACGTCTACTCCACGGCGCGCGGCAAAGGCCTCAACGGCATCGCCTACCGCGAGTGGTGAACCTCATGCGCCGGGAAAAAGGTTTTACCTTGCTGGAGCTGATGGTGGTGATGGCGATCATCGCCACGCTGATGACCATCGCGCTGCCACGCTACTTCAACAGCCTCGAAGCGTCGAAGGAAACCACCTTGCGCCAGAGCCTGTCGGCGATGCGCGAAGCGCTGGATCACTTTTACGGCGACACCGGGCGCTACCCCGATTCCATCGAGCAATTGATCGAACAGCGTTACCTGCGTAACGCGCCACTGGACCCGATCACCGAACGCAAAGACCTCTGGGTGCTAATTGCGCCACCGGAAGGCGTCGCGGGCGGCGTGGCCGATATCAAAAGCGGTGCCAACGGGAGGGCGCGTGATGGCAGCCAGTATTCCGAATGGTAACCGCGCGCAGCAGGGTGGTTTCACCTACCTGGGCGTGCTGTTCCTGATCGTCGTGATGGGCATGGGCCTGGCCAGTGCCGGCGAGTTGTGGTCGACCGCCTCGCGCCGCGACCGCGAGAAGCAATTGCTCTGGGTCGGTACCCAATACGCCCAGGCGCTGCGCAGCTACTACCGCAGTTCGCCGGGGCTGGCGCAGTACCCGAAAGAGCTCGCTGACCTGCTCGACGATCAGCGTTTTCCGGAGGCTCGGCATCATCTGCGTCAGCTCTATCCGGACCCGATCGGTAAAGGTGAATGGGCACTGCAACGGGGTTTTGACGGACGCATCACCGGCCTCAACAGCCCTTCGACCGAGGTGCCGTTGAAGCAGGCGGACTTCCCCACGCAGTGGTCGGATTTTCAAGGCATGCAGCGTTATTCGGACTGGCAGTTCGTTGCCGAAAAGGCCTTCCTCGACGGCACCAACGGCCCGGCCAAAGGCCAGTCGGTCTTGCCGCAGGCGTTGCAGCCATGAGCCGCCAGTGGATGTGCGCGCTGATCCTCAGTGTCGTGGTGGGCTGCGCTCACGCCGCTGAAGAGGATGAATTGATGGGCTTCATTGTCGACGACACGATCTCGCACATCGGCCACGACTTTTACTACTCGTTCAGTGAACGCCTGCGCGACACCAGCCGGATGGATTTCAACCTGGTGGTGCGCGAGCGGCCCGACGCGCGCTGGGGCAGCCTGGTGACCGTGGAATATCAGCAACGCCTGGTGTATCGGCGCTTCCTGCCGCCGAACACCGTGGAACTGAAGGACGAGGCCTATGCGGCCGCTGACTGGGTTCGACGCCAGGTTGTCCAGCGCAAGCTGGAGGCTCTGTTGCAGGACACCACCGACCTTGAGAAGGACGAACTATGAAAACCACAACGTTCTCACGGCGCAACGGATTCTGGATCTCGGGGTTGTTGATCGGCCTTGCCAGCGCTGCCGCCGTCCAGGCCACCGAACTGGTCTACACGCCGGTCAACCCGTCATTCGGCGGCAACCCGCTCAACGGCACCTGGCTGCTCAACAACGCCCAGGCGCAAAACGATCACGACGACCCGGACCTCAAAAGCCGCTCGACCGTGGCCGGCACCTCGGCGCTGGAGCGCTTCACCAGTCAATTGCAATCGCGGCTGCTAGGGCAGTTGCTGGACAACATCTCCACCGGCAACACGGGGAGCCTGTCCACCGACTCTTTTATCGTCAACGTCATCGACGACTCCGGGGCACTGAGCATAGAAGTGACCGACCGAGCGACCGGTGAGATTTCCGAAATTCAGGTGAACGGCCTCAACCCATGACGGGCTGACGGTTCCGGGGAGAGACGGACATGAAAAAGATCATCGCGCTAGGGCTGATGTTGGCGACATTACAAGGGTGCAGTCTGCGTGAGCCGATGTCGGCCGAGCAGGACACCGAAACCCCGACCCTGACCCCCAGGGCTTCGACCTACTACGACTTGCTGAAGATGCCGCGACCCAAGGGGCGTTTGATGGCGGTGGTGTACGGCTTCCGTGACCAGACCGGGCAGTACAAACCGACGCCGGCGAGTTCGTTTTCCACCAGCGTGACCCAGGGCGCGGCCTCGATGTTGATGGACGCGATGCAGGCCAGTGGCTGGTTTGTGGTGCTGGAGCGCGAAGGGCTGCAGAACCTTTTGACTGAGCGCAAGATCATTCGCGCCTCGCAAAAGAAGCCCAATACACCGGTGAATATTCAGGGTGAGCTGCCACCGTTGCAGGCGGCGAACATGATGCTGGAAGGCGGGATCATCGCTTACGACACGAATGTGCGTAGCGGTGGGGAAGGGGCGCGGTATCTGGGGATTGATATTTCCCGGGAGTATCGGGTGGATCAGGTGACCGTCAACTTGCGTGCGGTGGATGTGCGCAGTGGGCAGGTGTTGTCGAATGTGATGACCAGCAAGACGATTTATTCGGTGGCGCGCAGTGCCGGGGTGTTCAAGTTTATCGAGTTCAAGAAGTTGCTCGAAGCCGAGGTGGGTTATACGACGAATGAGCCGGCGCAGTTGTGTGTGTTGTCGGCGATTGAGGCGGCGGTGGGGCATATGGTGGCGCAGGGGATTGAGCGGCGGTTGTGGCAGGTGGCGGGGGACAGTTCTTCGCCTTCTCAGGATGATGTTTTGAATCGGTATTTGAGTCAGAACAGGGTTGATCCTGAAACCGAGTGAACGTGGCGGCCTTTGGGCCGACCAGGTTCTTGCAGATGTACCCAGTTCCCACTGTGGGAGCGAGCCTGCTCGCGATGGCTTTTTGTCAGGCGGCGGGGTTCTTTTTGACTGAGTACATATCCGTTTCTGCGGTAACGGCTGCTTAGGGTTCCGCCCTTACGGCGGGTCACTTTTTCCAGACGCCGAAAAAGTAACCAAAAAGGCTTGCTCCTACGTGCGGCCCGCTCGCTAAAGCTCGGGGTTCCTTCGCTCCAGGATCGATCCGGGCGCAGCGCCTACGGTTTGCTTCGCTGCACCTCCTCTCGCTGTGTTTGGCTGCGCCAAACGGTCGCTGCGCTCCCACGCCCGGATCAATCCCTCCACTCAGCCTTCCGACGTCGCCCGTGGATCAAGATCAAGAGCAGGCGAGCTGACACTCGGCCTAATGGTGGGCGTGGTTACTGTGGGAGCTGCGGTGCGACGATTAGACTTGCCAGCGATGGCGGCCTGACAGCCGGCCAATTTCTTGGGGTTGTACGCATCCCTGTAGGAGCTGCCGCAGGCTGCGATCTTTTGATCTTGCTGTTGAAAAATCAAAAGATCGCAGCCTTCGGCAGCTCCTGCCTTTGCGTATTTCAATTCTGGATGTTTAACGGTGTTTCGAGTTTGCGGAACCTTCCCACAATGTTTTCAGGTTGTCCGTCGGACGTGCGGTCTCTAGCCTGTGTTCGTCGCTGCCAAATCAGCGATCGGGCGTGGAAACCCGAGAACTACAGAGCGCACAAGCGCCATTCATAACGTATCCTTCCGCACCTTCACTGTGTGCACTTTGTTATGGCGGCTGTGCGTGGGAGACCTTGTGTCTGCCGGGTTGCCTCTGTCCCGGGTTTCCAACCTGCGTACAGCTGCCACCTATTCGCTTGGAAACCGAATGGGGGGCCAGCTATAACCGTCATACAGGGTAAATAATCATGAAAAAACCAACACCCAATCCGCCAGAATCAGAAATCACCACCGAAACCACATCCCC
The sequence above is drawn from the Pseudomonas sp. FP2196 genome and encodes:
- a CDS encoding type II secretion system protein; the encoded protein is MNASQRGFTLIEVVVTLALIGLLASMAAPLTETVVRRGKEQDLRTALYQIRDGIDAYKRAFDAGYIEKSMNSSGYPPNLQVLVEGVRDVRSAKGAKFYFLRRIPRDPLVPAKRDDEGGWGVRAYNSSAQNPRDGEDVFDVYSTARGKGLNGIAYREW
- a CDS encoding secretin N-terminal domain-containing protein codes for the protein MNRSLLLMSLGLCAGLAACSSAQVANKEAADLIEQGQYEAGLARIEEGLREDPRDTELHLLLNSGRAKAITALLTSGDTDRSRRDFASARTAYNRVLTIEPNNRRAQDALRQLDYLRSMDEKLELARGDLRRGDIYGADRQVKQILELDPANEGALELQGNIRLVQSRNVIPYPQLRTKLDRPVTLEFREANLKTIFEVLSQVAGLNFIFDKDLRPDMKATIFVRDVRIEDAVTLLLQQNQLHQKVVNENTLLIYPDSPQKLKDYQELVMRTFYLTSIDANTALNMVKTMLKTRDVFVDERLNTLTMRDTEDAVRMAEKLLQSQDQSNPEVVLEVEVMEVATQRILDLGLQWPNTFGVVNSDGSAVTLLDQLKGINSSRISISPSPQAKINAQDNDINTLASPVIRVSNREQARIHIGQRVPIISATSVPSTQGPVITESVTYLDVGLKLEVQPTVHLNNEVAIKIALEVSNATPLEPTRQGTIPVQVDTRNAQTSLRLHDGETQILAGLMRNDHGATGNKIPGLGDIPGIGRLFGSNKDTVGKSELVLSITPRIVRNLPYQSPSDMEFSTGTETSMHIQAPDRSMQTYSAPAPVVQPRAVGGSAVATTRVTVEKP
- a CDS encoding GspMb/PilO family protein — its product is MRIPRLIVHEYLQGLGLPGLAGLALLLIALAWALGGLLPGWQSLQHLSQQTQEASEYLAKVEDGSIAPPVVPQRQLDDFRNKLPAQPQATVAIDRIYALAAQEHITLARGEYALGVDPKTHLARYQILLPVRGSYPQLRRFLHALLGQLPAVVVEDVEFQRKKIGDTDLNGRIRMTLYLSRS
- a CDS encoding PilN domain-containing protein; the encoded protein is MRALNLDFQPRPRSGLLGWSLLGGGALLALLCFGVQQHLDAQAEQQQGHLQTTQRQLTGDSAGKSTLSPAETREQAQNLAEMRKVSQQLRRPWERLFAMLEAMPREDIALLTLTPDARKGQLRISAEARDLPAMLDFHKRLEASDELSDVSLLSHEIVVKSPEQPVQFNLSATWEIGDANP
- a CDS encoding response regulator: MVNKVLVVEDEQLLAQNLQDYLSAQGLDVRIAHDGATGIGSAETFAPDVLVFDYRLPDMEGFEVLDAVRQNRACHFVLITGHPTAEVCERARQLEVSHILFKPFPLAELARAVCDLLGFKREAKPGANPSEGFVERRQSRTESFPLQLYDGSWVLADRRRQSPSQAPDDDQMLTGE
- a CDS encoding type II secretion system protein, giving the protein MRREKGFTLLELMVVMAIIATLMTIALPRYFNSLEASKETTLRQSLSAMREALDHFYGDTGRYPDSIEQLIEQRYLRNAPLDPITERKDLWVLIAPPEGVAGGVADIKSGANGRARDGSQYSEW
- a CDS encoding ABC transporter substrate-binding protein; this translates as MKRCRVLALFLLVGVSFGALALPLTPEEAAGKRVYREGLSASGEAIMARVGAADVLLPATRLPCSNCHGADGLGRPEGGVRPPALNWSRLTSSYGQQQVNGRRYPAYTDSSVATVIQQGRDPGNNRLDPSMPRFLLSMKDQRNLTAYLKRLADERDPGLDAETLRLGTLLPSQGPLAEEGATVAAVLNGSVARINQAGGIHGRQLHLTVIDPGPDRASAEQALQRLIEQEQVFALIAPLAPALDSALATRLEQAGVPLIGPLSLLGSVQASAQIFEPLPGLREQLMALADYATASLRVLQGPTLIAYPDDTAQAQTAQNLGEYLQGHGWQNVQVQAYDPAADALPLGSRSVFYLGSGTGFSRLATRLQGSGQVPYLFAASSQVAGDLHQVPDGFSRRVFLAYPFVPSDWTQSGRMALSLLREHQGLGAQHAVLQVGAYASMLLFSEGMKQAGRDASREKLVAALEGLHDFDTGLTPRLSFGPGRRLGLSGAHVVTVDLPDQRFYLVAPYKPIVARP
- a CDS encoding SurA N-terminal domain-containing protein, coding for MKLRTLMLLLTCFLPVALANNGPAAARVNGEEISEFRLERFFAEYLEDQGRAVASIRNPKAYKQLRQAALDALIDKELLWQESRKRGVVIDEQSVRRQVEQTRTTIGGTENFNRRLQEAGFDETSYTEYMRRELAAQQMFADLIRQRFTQTRHVLIKVAPNADAATQAQARLRLNQMRASIISASGFASGAVRSPFGWHLIYLQNQLEASDVPHSQGLEAVTGEFARQQQTQARRQVLAQLRAQYRIERIDDD
- a CDS encoding GspE/PulE family protein, whose amino-acid sequence is MERLSVVVEPLVPESVPVRFSSEQLAQARARAASSGERVLDALGVLCELAPMPFIDCLGATLHYPVLDTDSLFQATPVFDRVTLAQCLKREFILLRHNDEVIGVFADPFDPARLAWIDDCLHGAPLHLVHADDLKAYLARHEESFHAVESLNAQGDTHSEIDTLQSLSLTSISEDASSVVKLVNSTLYDALKMHASDIHLGTTGHGLVIKYRIDGVLNNISKVQGAEFAEQVISRVKVMAELDIGEKRVPQDGRFKIGISGRQIDFRVSIMPSIFGEDAVLRVLDKQDLADKVCGVQLQALGFEDETLRQLRRLAAEPYGMVLVTGPTGSGKTTTLYAMITEINHGVDKIITIEDPVEYQLPGVLQIPVNEKKGLTFARGLRSILRHDPDKIMVGEIRDPDTAQIAVQSALTGHLVFTTIHANNVFDVIGRFTQMEIDPYSLVSALNAILAQRLIRLVCSSCSAPVNPSDEELRASGLDPQKVDHYHFVHGKGCGHCRGSGYRGRTAIAELLHLDDELRQMIVERQPITQIKALACARGLRLLRESALELVEQGRTTLEEINRVTFIA